The Puntigrus tetrazona isolate hp1 chromosome 13, ASM1883169v1, whole genome shotgun sequence genome contains the following window.
ATTGTATTCtggaataaactttggagtaaGGAAAACTCCCCGGCCGTAACACCCTATGAGATCGAGAGTTCGTCTAGAGATATTCCACAAAAACGGCAGGACCTTAAAAGATGTTCATTATTTAACAAtagctattatttttatacacataataaatggtGGCTGTCACCCAAAGACCTAGGTATgcaaactcaaaataaaaaaatggtgagAATATTCCAACTCATTGGATAAAAGATGCATTGTTCTATTGCATTAGGACAGGTACTGAGAGGAAAGTGGAAGTGTGTATAGTACTTTGTGATGGGCATGAGGGAACGGTCCTTGGtggaaaaaaattggaaaaaaagtgTGTCGGCCAACTGGGAAGACACCGGTCAGTCAAATTCAAAACTTTGTattgaagctttattttttccatGATTAATCACTTGTGCAGGTAACTGCATTACAAAGTGTCTCTAAATGTAATTGGTCACATGATTACCACATTTACCGTAGAAATGGTTTTCACAGTCTTTGCAAAACACTGaatgataataattacaatGAACGGGACATAAACACAATGCGAAAGTGCTTTTAgaacatacatttaaacatacaaatgATCCTCTATGATTAAACCACATTTTAGTGTGATTTTTGAACTTTAGGATGACCCCATACTTTTGGTTAcaaaagtggcaaaaaaaactaacaaacatattttgagCGTTACATTCTTGTTTTCAAAAtctaatgaaatgtttaaaatcaaacTACAGAGACAATTACGGGCGGTGATCAGTACTCCAGTACATTTCCTATTTGCTTATCCTCTTCAGCAAATCAACCGCTCCACCTACTAGAGCTCCTGTAGCACCACCCACTGATGCCAGACCAGCTGTTGCTGTTGCAGACAAACCAGCAGCACCTAAAAACAGAACACAACCTTATAACAGCAATAACTGAACCATCCCATGTACATTAAATCAGGTACCAattcttcttaaaaatgaattgaacGTGTTTGTTTTGCTCGTATTTCTACTAAATACCTGCAGACTGGAGGATAGCGACCAAACTTCCTGCAGCCACACCGCCCCCATTGGCAATGGCTGCTGAAGACATCATGCCAGCTGCCGTAGAACCTGCTGCGATACCGGCGCCAGTAAAACCAGCCACCCCGAGCGCAACTGGGGCCAGAAGTACGGCACCAGCTAATCggcaaaaaaagtaataaatggtTCAAAGCATTTCTGTGATTATATCATTAATTACTCCcacgtgttgttccaaacctgtaagaccttcattcattttcataacacaaattaagatattttgatgaaatcggaaAGCAATCTGACCCTCCGCAGACAacaacagaactgaaaaaatcctaaatccagaaacgtagtaaatgcATCGGTAAActgtccatgtgacatcagtggctcaacttttactcaaccattcttctcctcTGAGTTACGCCTTTTACGTCCA
Protein-coding sequences here:
- the LOC122356920 gene encoding interferon alpha-inducible protein 27-like protein 2A — protein: MPSPLFTVIGLTAGAAGAVLLAPVALGVAGFTGAGIAAGSTAAGMMSSAAIANGGGVAAGSLVAILQSAGAAGLSATATAGLASVGGATGALVGGAVDLLKRISK